A single Nitrospiraceae bacterium DNA region contains:
- a CDS encoding sigma-70 family RNA polymerase sigma factor: MTYAEFEAAVKEHRSDLVRFAISKLRDEPTADDVVQQTLLELYQECGQFDVAGPASVKTWLMTRLKSRCVDEQRRRLECAVEPIHLHSFDEDNARDYEDERYTVADLLNAISECEAYRRLPEEMRGVVKACLFEGWTQKEAGKALGLSRDQVARKLARAKAILDREVVNFQSVEAPIIQRRVG, translated from the coding sequence ATGACATACGCAGAGTTCGAGGCAGCAGTAAAAGAGCATCGCTCAGACTTGGTTCGATTTGCGATCAGCAAGCTTCGCGATGAACCTACAGCTGATGACGTGGTCCAACAGACTCTTCTAGAGTTGTATCAAGAGTGTGGCCAATTTGATGTGGCTGGTCCTGCAAGTGTGAAAACGTGGCTGATGACCCGCCTCAAGTCTCGGTGTGTGGACGAACAACGGCGGAGATTAGAGTGTGCAGTTGAACCAATTCATCTCCATAGCTTCGATGAAGATAATGCAAGAGATTATGAAGATGAACGATACACCGTGGCCGACCTACTGAACGCGATCAGTGAGTGTGAAGCCTATCGCAGGTTACCGGAGGAAATGCGGGGTGTCGTCAAGGCCTGTCTCTTTGAGGGGTGGACGCAAAAGGAAGCTGGAAAGGCCTTAGGGCTGAGCCGCGATCAGGTGGCCCGAAAACTGGCTAGGGCTAAAGCGATTCTGGACAGAGAAGTTGTTAATTTTCAATCGGTTGAGGCTCCGATTATTCAAAGGAGGGTTGGGTGA